In Helianthus annuus cultivar XRQ/B chromosome 9, HanXRQr2.0-SUNRISE, whole genome shotgun sequence, the following are encoded in one genomic region:
- the LOC110877043 gene encoding K(+) efflux antiporter 4 isoform X2, whose product MLRKSLLRVIFFSVSILLCFTCLLAAEDSMIFNEDIGVVNVTATGSNRSREDSFAGMLDRALEKEFPENDEQSDATDPGSFNNSVAGQQAVLETVARVKSKRNESKEEKSFQLHDVFNLDNENRPEDTPRLIDSKDNVFIMSNPKSKYPVLQLDLRLISDLVVVIVSATCGGIAFACAGQPVITGYLLAGSVIGPGGLSFVNELVQVETVAQFGVIFLLFALGLEFSAAKLRVVRTVAILGGSLQIFLFVCLSGVIAVLCGGEASEGVFVGVFLSMSSTAVVLKFLMEKNSISTLYGQVTVGTLILQDCAVGLLFALLPILGGTSGILEGMLSMAKTLMTLIIFLAVLSVFSRTCIPWFFNLMISLSSQTNELYQLASVAFCLIVASCSDKLGLSLELGSFAAGVMISTTDLAQHTLEQVEPIRNFFAALFLASIGMLIHVQFLWNHIDILLAAVILVVVVKTVVVATVVKGFRYTNKTALLVGMSLAQIGEFSFVLLSRASNLHLIEGKLYLLLLGTTALSLVTTPFLFKLIPAVVHLGVLLRWFTPDIPTEMLYKGELMRSDTAKRISLMKRLT is encoded by the exons ATGTTGCGAAAATCACTTCTCCGTGTAATCTTCTTCTCCGTTTCCATTCTTCTCTGCTTCACGTGTTTACTTGCAGCAGAAGATTCGATGATATTCAACGAAGACATTGGCGTTGTTAATGTAACCGCTACTGGATCGAATAGATCTAGGGAAGATAGCTTTGCTGGCATGCTTGATCGTGCTCTTGAAAAGGAGTTTCCGGAGAACGATGAACAGTCTGACG CTACTGATCCTGGGAGCTTCAATAACAGTGTGGCAGGGCAACAG GCAGTTCTGGAAACTGTTGCAAGAGTCAAGTCGAAGAGAAATGAAAGCAAAGAGGAGAA GTCATTTCAGCTTCATGATGTTTTCAATTTGGATAATGAAAACCGTCCTGAAGATACACCAAGACTAATAGATAGCAAG GACAATGTCTTTATCATGTCTAATCCCAAGTCTAAGTATCCTGTGCTACAATTAGACCTACG ATTGATATCGGATTTGGTCGTTGTCATTGTTTCTGCAACTTGTGGTGGCATTGCATTTGCTTGTGCTGGGCAGCCG GTAATTACAGGATATTTGCTAGCAGGATCTGTGATTGGACCAGGTGGACTTAGCTTCGTTAATGAACTGGTTCAG GTTGAAACTGTAGCTCAGTTTGGTGTCATTTTTCTTCTTTTTGCATTAGGATTGGAGTTCTCAGCAGCAAAG CTTCGTGTGGTCAGAACGGTTGCTATCTTAGGAGGTTCGCTCCAGATATTTCTTTTTGTGTGCTTGTCTGGAGTAATCGCTGTG TTATGTGGTGGTGAAGCTTCTGAAGGTGTATTTGTCGGTGTCTTTCTTTCCATGTCATCAACAGCAGTG GTTTTGAAGTTTTTGATGGAAAAGAATAGTATTAGCACTCTTTATGGTCAAGTCACTGTTGGTACTCTTATCTTGCAG GATTGTGCAGTGGGTTTATTATTTGCACTACTTCCAATCCTGGGTGGTACTTCTGGAATTCTTGAAGGCATGTTGTCTATGGCAAAGAC GTTGATGACCTTAATTATATTCTTGGCTGTTTTGTCGGTATTCTCCCGAACATGCATACCTTGGTTTTTTAATCTAATGATAAGCCTATCATCCCAG ACCAATGAACTTTATCAATTGGCATCTGTGGCTTTCTGCTTGATAGTTGCATCG TGTAGTGACAAGTTAGGTCTAAGCCTTGAACTGGGAAGCTTTGCTGCGGGAGTGATGATATCAACAACGGATCTTGCACAACATACGCTTGAGCAA GTTGAACCCATTCGCAATTTCTTTGCTGCTCTTTTTCTTGCAAGCATTGGGATGCTTATACATGTTCAGTTTCTGTGGAACCACATTGATATCTTACTAGCAGCTGTTATATTGGTGGTTGTTGTAAAGACTGTTGTAGTTGCTACTGTAGTCAAAGGATTTCGATACACTAACAAGACCGCTCTTCTT GTTGGAATGTCCCTTGCCCAAATCGGAGAATTTTCATTTGTTTTGTTAAGTCGTGCCTCCAATCTTCATCTAATCGAG GGAAAATTGTATCTACTGCTTCTGGGCACAACAGCTCTCAGCCTG GTGACAACGCCTTTTCTATTTAAACTGATTCCTGCCGTTGTACATCTTGGAGTATTATTGCGCTGGTTCACACCAGATATCCCCACAGAG ATGCTATATAAAGGAGAACTGATGCGTTCAGACACTGCCAAGCGTATTAGTTTAATG AAAAGGTTGACCTGA
- the LOC110877043 gene encoding K(+) efflux antiporter 4 isoform X1: MLRKSLLRVIFFSVSILLCFTCLLAAEDSMIFNEDIGVVNVTATGSNRSREDSFAGMLDRALEKEFPENDEQSDATDPGSFNNSVAGQQAVLETVARVKSKRNESKEEKSFQLHDVFNLDNENRPEDTPRLIDSKDNVFIMSNPKSKYPVLQLDLRLISDLVVVIVSATCGGIAFACAGQPVITGYLLAGSVIGPGGLSFVNELVQVETVAQFGVIFLLFALGLEFSAAKLRVVRTVAILGGSLQIFLFVCLSGVIAVLCGGEASEGVFVGVFLSMSSTAVVLKFLMEKNSISTLYGQVTVGTLILQDCAVGLLFALLPILGGTSGILEGMLSMAKTLMTLIIFLAVLSVFSRTCIPWFFNLMISLSSQTNELYQLASVAFCLIVASCSDKLGLSLELGSFAAGVMISTTDLAQHTLEQVEPIRNFFAALFLASIGMLIHVQFLWNHIDILLAAVILVVVVKTVVVATVVKGFRYTNKTALLVGMSLAQIGEFSFVLLSRASNLHLIEGKLYLLLLGTTALSLVTTPFLFKLIPAVVHLGVLLRWFTPDIPTEMLYKGELMRSDTAKRISLMAVPDTHMILGINAEKVDLILKSKPKEQV; encoded by the exons ATGTTGCGAAAATCACTTCTCCGTGTAATCTTCTTCTCCGTTTCCATTCTTCTCTGCTTCACGTGTTTACTTGCAGCAGAAGATTCGATGATATTCAACGAAGACATTGGCGTTGTTAATGTAACCGCTACTGGATCGAATAGATCTAGGGAAGATAGCTTTGCTGGCATGCTTGATCGTGCTCTTGAAAAGGAGTTTCCGGAGAACGATGAACAGTCTGACG CTACTGATCCTGGGAGCTTCAATAACAGTGTGGCAGGGCAACAG GCAGTTCTGGAAACTGTTGCAAGAGTCAAGTCGAAGAGAAATGAAAGCAAAGAGGAGAA GTCATTTCAGCTTCATGATGTTTTCAATTTGGATAATGAAAACCGTCCTGAAGATACACCAAGACTAATAGATAGCAAG GACAATGTCTTTATCATGTCTAATCCCAAGTCTAAGTATCCTGTGCTACAATTAGACCTACG ATTGATATCGGATTTGGTCGTTGTCATTGTTTCTGCAACTTGTGGTGGCATTGCATTTGCTTGTGCTGGGCAGCCG GTAATTACAGGATATTTGCTAGCAGGATCTGTGATTGGACCAGGTGGACTTAGCTTCGTTAATGAACTGGTTCAG GTTGAAACTGTAGCTCAGTTTGGTGTCATTTTTCTTCTTTTTGCATTAGGATTGGAGTTCTCAGCAGCAAAG CTTCGTGTGGTCAGAACGGTTGCTATCTTAGGAGGTTCGCTCCAGATATTTCTTTTTGTGTGCTTGTCTGGAGTAATCGCTGTG TTATGTGGTGGTGAAGCTTCTGAAGGTGTATTTGTCGGTGTCTTTCTTTCCATGTCATCAACAGCAGTG GTTTTGAAGTTTTTGATGGAAAAGAATAGTATTAGCACTCTTTATGGTCAAGTCACTGTTGGTACTCTTATCTTGCAG GATTGTGCAGTGGGTTTATTATTTGCACTACTTCCAATCCTGGGTGGTACTTCTGGAATTCTTGAAGGCATGTTGTCTATGGCAAAGAC GTTGATGACCTTAATTATATTCTTGGCTGTTTTGTCGGTATTCTCCCGAACATGCATACCTTGGTTTTTTAATCTAATGATAAGCCTATCATCCCAG ACCAATGAACTTTATCAATTGGCATCTGTGGCTTTCTGCTTGATAGTTGCATCG TGTAGTGACAAGTTAGGTCTAAGCCTTGAACTGGGAAGCTTTGCTGCGGGAGTGATGATATCAACAACGGATCTTGCACAACATACGCTTGAGCAA GTTGAACCCATTCGCAATTTCTTTGCTGCTCTTTTTCTTGCAAGCATTGGGATGCTTATACATGTTCAGTTTCTGTGGAACCACATTGATATCTTACTAGCAGCTGTTATATTGGTGGTTGTTGTAAAGACTGTTGTAGTTGCTACTGTAGTCAAAGGATTTCGATACACTAACAAGACCGCTCTTCTT GTTGGAATGTCCCTTGCCCAAATCGGAGAATTTTCATTTGTTTTGTTAAGTCGTGCCTCCAATCTTCATCTAATCGAG GGAAAATTGTATCTACTGCTTCTGGGCACAACAGCTCTCAGCCTG GTGACAACGCCTTTTCTATTTAAACTGATTCCTGCCGTTGTACATCTTGGAGTATTATTGCGCTGGTTCACACCAGATATCCCCACAGAG ATGCTATATAAAGGAGAACTGATGCGTTCAGACACTGCCAAGCGTATTAGTTTAATG GCTGTACCCGACACACATATGATACTTGGGATAAATGCAGAAAAGGTTGACCTGATCTTAAAGTCAAAGCCCAAGGAACAAGTTTAA
- the LOC110877044 gene encoding thiamine phosphate phosphatase-like protein, translating to MANEGSREMMIIWDFDRTIITEDCDRWVVLETDLTKLFHRVRVSLDWIQIIDRMMDALHAQGKTINDFVDRLNKFTIDPQMISAIRSAHELGCEMKVLSNANQFFIETILKNNGVFECFSGIISNPTVVDEEGRLRILPYNGRHFFPHGCKHCPPNLCKGIVIDKIRESDTKKRGIIYIGDGKDDFCPVMKLTEEDHVMPKEKLILYYILTLTKLPVNPKIHAWKDGEQLENNLVRLLSPQPEVLES from the exons ATGGCGAATGAAGGTTCTAGAGAAATGAtgatcatatgggactttgatcGGACAATCATCACCGAAGACTGTGATCGGTGGGTGGTTCTTGAGACTGACCTCACCAAACTCTTTCATCGCGTCCGCGTCTCACTCGATTGGATTCAAATCATC GATAGGATGATGGATGCACTACATGCTCAGGGGAAAACAATCAACGacttcgttgaccgtttgaataAGTTTACGATCGATCCACAAATGATttcagccatccgatcggctcaTGAACTCGG ATGTGAAATGAAGGTACTTAGTAATGCTAATCAGTTCTTCATTGAGACAATCTTGAAAAACAATGGAGTGTTTGAGTGTTTTTCGGGTATTATATCGAACCCGACTGTTGTGGATGAAGAAGGCAGGCTTAGAATCTTGCCTTACAATGGAAGGCATTTTTTCCCTCATGGCTGCAAGCATTGCCCTCCAAATCTGTGCAAG GGGATTGTGATTGATAAGATTCGAGAATCGGATACAAAGAAACGGGGCATAATCTACATCGGAGATGGGaaagatgatttttgtccagTTATGAAACTTACTGAAGAAGACCATGTGATGCCCAAAGAAAAGTTGATTTTGTATTACATTCTTACACTAACAAAATTACCTGTCAACCCCAAAATTCATGCCTGGAAAGACGGAGAACAGCTCGAAAACAATTTGGTTCGCCTTCTTTCGCCACAACCTGAAGTCCTAGAGAGTTGA